A DNA window from Arachis duranensis cultivar V14167 chromosome 3, aradu.V14167.gnm2.J7QH, whole genome shotgun sequence contains the following coding sequences:
- the LOC107480131 gene encoding uncharacterized protein LOC107480131: protein MDLETLDNVSRVFHIKYTRMEEDSSADVIVLSGSEPSDDQFSSDGDEDNDQDGPLVGDNPHNPIDLSSGSSLSLEVDEHINASNELADPRYAPEVSYEKKITASDLGQSRLVT, encoded by the exons ATGGACCTAGAGACACTTGATAATGTATCAAGAGTCTTCCACATAAAGTATACCAGGATGGAAGAGGACTCATCAGCTGATGTGATTGTTCTATCTGGGTCTGAACCATCAGATGATCAGTTTTCATCGGATGGTGATGAAGACAATGATCAAGATGGGCCACTGGTGGGGGATAATCCACATAATCCCATAGATTTGTCTAGTGGCAGCAGTTTATCATTGGAAGTTGATGAACACATTAACGCGTCAAATGAATTGGCTGATCCTAG ATATGCTCCAGAGGTTTCTTATGAAAAGAAGATCACAGCTTCGGATCTTGGACAATCTAGATTGGTAACTTGA
- the LOC107480129 gene encoding probable beta-1,4-xylosyltransferase IRX10L, giving the protein MGPLKWALLGVLLSASLFAIDSVELRRNQPTERISGSAGDVLEDDPVGRLKVFVYELPSKYNKKILQKDPRCLNHMFAAEIFMHRFLLSSPVRTLNPEEADWFYTPVYTTCDLTPNGLPLPFKSPRMMRSAIQLISANWPYWNRTEGADHFFVVPHDFGACFHYQEEKAIERGILPLLQRATLVQTFGQRNHVCLKEGSITIPPYAPPQKMHTHLIPDKTPRSIFVYFRGLFYDVGNDPEGGYYARGARAAVWENFKDNPLFDISTEHPTTYYEDMQRAVFCLCPLGWAPWSPRLVEAVIFGCIPVIIADDIVLPFADAIPWEEIGVFVDEEDVPKLDTILTSIPPEVILRKQRLLANPSMKQAMLFPQPAQPGDAFHQVLNGLARKLPHNKNAFLKPGEKVLNWTAGPVGDLKPW; this is encoded by the exons ATGGGACCTTTGAAGTGGGCTCTTCTTGGGGTTCTTCTTTCTGCTTCTCTCTTTGCAATTGATTCTGTCGAGCTGCGCAGGAACCAACCCACCGAAAGGATTTCAG GTAGTGCTGGTGATGTATTGGAGGATGATCCAGTGGGAAGGTTGAAAGTTTTTGTTTATGAACTTCCAAGtaaatataataagaaaatTCTGCAAAAGGACCCGAGATGCCTCAACCATATGTTTGCTGCCGAGATCTTTATGCACCGGTTTCTATTATCTAGCCCTGTCCGAACTCTTAATCCTGAAGAAGCTGATTGGTTTTATACCCCTGTATATACTACCTGTGACTTGACACCAAATGGTCTCCCTTTGCCCTTCAAATCACCACGAATGATGAGAAGTGCCATACAACTTATTTCTGCAAATTGGCCTTATTGGAACCGGACAGAAGGGGCTGATCATTTCTTTGTAGTTCCTCATGACTTTGGGGCATGTTTTCATTATCAA GAAGAAAAGGCAATTGAGAGAGGGATTCTTCCGCTGCTACAGCGTGCAACATTGGTCCAAACATTTGGACAGAGGAATCATGTATGCTTGAAAGAGGGCTCAATCACCATTCCTCCATATGCTCCACCACAAAAAATGCATACACACTTAATTCCTGATAAGACCCCCAGGTCCATTTTTGTTTACTTCAGAGGACTTTTTTATGATGTTGGAAATGACCCTGAAGGTGGATACTATGCAAG AGGTGCAAGAGCAGCAGTGTGGGAGAACTTTAAGGACAATCCATTATTTGACATTTCCACCGAGCATCCAACCACATACTATGAGGACATGCAACGAGCGGTGTTTTGTTTGTGTCCGCTTGGATGGGCCCCTTGGAGCCCAAGATTGGTTGAGGCTGTGATATTTGGTTGCATCCCTGTTATTATTGCAGATGATATTGTCCTGCCATTTGCTGATGCAATTCCATGGGAAGAGATCGGGGTGTTTGTCGATGAGGAGGATGTCCCTAAGTTGGATACTATACTCACATCCATCCCACCAGAAGTTATACTAAGGAAACAAAGATTGCTTGCTAACCCTtccatgaagcaagctatgctTTTCCCGCAACCTGCTCAACCGGGAGATGCTTTCCATCAAGTTTTGAATGGCCTTGCCCGGAAATTGCCACACAACAAGAATGCGTTCTTGAAACCAGGGGAGAAGGTCTTGAATTGGACTGCTGGACCTGTGGGTGACCTTAAACCTTGGTAG